From one Streptomyces sp. CA-210063 genomic stretch:
- a CDS encoding endo-1,4-beta-xylanase, protein MPVLALVAGALVATGVAVQPASAHGPSLRTLADRAGVRIGTAVDMTALADDRTYRRTTAREFDSVTAENVMKWESVEPQRGVYDWKPADDLVRYARAHGQVVRGHTLVWHSQLPGWLTAGVADGSIDATELRGILRDHITAEVKRYKGRIQQWDVVNEVFEEDGSLRNSIWLQQLGPSYIADAFRWAHAADPKAKLFLNDYNVEGVNAKSTAYYDLAKELKAAGVPVQGFGIQGHLAIQYGFPGQVAENLARFEALGMQTAFTEVDVRMILPADSAKRATQASYFRRLLDACLGARSCRSFTVWGFTDKYSWVPGVFDGQGAATPMDEGYGRKPAYGALREGLAAGR, encoded by the coding sequence ATGCCCGTGCTCGCGCTGGTCGCCGGGGCGCTGGTGGCCACGGGTGTGGCCGTACAGCCGGCCTCCGCGCACGGTCCGTCCTTGCGGACGCTCGCCGACCGGGCCGGCGTGCGCATCGGCACGGCCGTGGACATGACGGCCCTCGCGGACGACCGGACGTACCGCAGAACGACGGCGCGCGAATTCGATTCCGTGACCGCCGAGAACGTCATGAAGTGGGAGTCGGTGGAGCCGCAGCGCGGGGTGTACGACTGGAAACCCGCCGACGACCTCGTCCGCTACGCCCGCGCCCACGGCCAGGTCGTCCGCGGCCACACCCTGGTGTGGCACAGCCAGCTGCCGGGCTGGCTGACGGCGGGGGTGGCGGACGGGTCGATCGACGCGACCGAGCTGCGCGGCATCCTCCGCGACCACATCACCGCCGAGGTGAAGCGGTACAAGGGCCGGATCCAGCAGTGGGACGTGGTCAACGAGGTCTTCGAGGAGGACGGCAGCCTGCGGAACTCGATCTGGTTGCAGCAGCTCGGCCCCTCCTACATCGCGGACGCCTTCCGCTGGGCCCACGCCGCCGACCCCAAGGCCAAGCTCTTCCTCAACGACTACAACGTGGAGGGCGTCAACGCGAAGTCCACGGCGTACTACGACCTGGCGAAGGAATTGAAGGCCGCGGGCGTGCCGGTGCAGGGCTTCGGTATCCAGGGGCACCTTGCGATCCAGTACGGCTTCCCGGGGCAGGTCGCCGAGAACCTCGCCCGCTTCGAGGCGCTGGGCATGCAGACGGCGTTCACGGAGGTCGACGTCCGGATGATCCTGCCGGCGGACTCGGCGAAGCGCGCGACCCAGGCGAGCTATTTCCGGAGGCTGCTGGACGCGTGCCTGGGGGCGCGGAGTTGCAGGTCGTTCACGGTGTGGGGGTTCACGGACAAGTACTCGTGGGTGCCGGGGGTGTTCGACGGCCAGGGCGCGGCGACGCCGATGGATGAGGGGTATGGGCGGAAGCCGGCGTACGGAGCGCTGCGGGAGGGGCTGGCTGCGGGGCGCTGA
- the tuf gene encoding elongation factor Tu — protein sequence MAKAKFERTKPHVNIGTIGHIDHGKTTLTAAITKVLHDAFPDLNEASAFDQIDKAPEERQRGITISIAHVEYQTETRHYAHVDCPGHADYIKNMITGAAQMDGAILVVAATDGPMPQTKEHVLLARQVGVPYIVVALNKADMVDDEEILELVELEVRELLSEYEFPGDDLPVVKVSALKALEGDKEWGQSVLDLMKAVDENIPQPERDVDKPFLMPIEDVFTITGRGTVVTGRIERGVLKVNETVDIVGIKQDKTTTTVTGIEMFRKLLDEGQAGENVGLLLRGIKREDVERGQVIIKPGSVTPHTEFEAQAYILSKDEGGRHTPFFNNYRPQFYFRTTDVTGVVTLPEGTEMVMPGDNTEMKVELIQPIAMEEGLKFAIREGGRTVGAGQVTKITK from the coding sequence GTGGCGAAGGCGAAGTTCGAGCGGACTAAGCCCCACGTCAACATCGGCACCATCGGTCACATCGACCACGGTAAGACGACCCTCACGGCCGCCATTACCAAGGTGCTGCACGACGCGTTCCCGGACCTGAACGAGGCCTCGGCCTTCGACCAGATCGACAAGGCTCCCGAGGAGCGTCAGCGCGGTATCACGATCTCGATCGCGCACGTCGAGTACCAGACCGAGACGCGTCACTACGCCCACGTCGACTGCCCCGGTCACGCGGACTACATCAAGAACATGATCACGGGTGCGGCGCAGATGGACGGCGCCATCCTCGTTGTCGCCGCCACCGACGGCCCGATGCCGCAGACCAAGGAGCACGTGCTCCTGGCCCGCCAGGTCGGTGTTCCGTACATCGTCGTCGCCCTGAACAAGGCCGACATGGTGGACGACGAGGAGATCCTGGAGCTCGTCGAGCTCGAGGTCCGTGAGCTGCTCTCCGAGTACGAGTTCCCGGGCGACGACCTGCCGGTCGTCAAGGTCTCCGCGCTCAAGGCCCTTGAGGGCGACAAGGAGTGGGGCCAGTCCGTCCTCGACCTGATGAAGGCCGTCGACGAGAACATCCCGCAGCCCGAGCGTGACGTCGACAAGCCGTTCCTGATGCCGATCGAGGACGTCTTCACGATCACCGGTCGTGGCACCGTCGTCACCGGTCGTATCGAGCGTGGTGTCCTCAAGGTCAACGAGACCGTCGACATCGTGGGCATCAAGCAGGACAAGACCACCACCACGGTCACCGGCATCGAGATGTTCCGCAAGCTGCTCGACGAGGGCCAGGCCGGTGAGAACGTCGGTCTGCTCCTCCGTGGCATCAAGCGCGAGGACGTCGAGCGCGGCCAGGTCATCATCAAGCCCGGTTCGGTCACGCCGCACACCGAGTTCGAGGCCCAGGCCTACATCCTGTCCAAGGACGAGGGTGGCCGCCACACGCCGTTCTTCAACAACTACCGCCCGCAGTTCTACTTCCGTACGACGGACGTGACCGGCGTGGTGACCCTCCCCGAGGGCACCGAGATGGTCATGCCCGGCGACAACACGGAGATGAAGGTTGAGCTCATTCAGCCCATCGCCATGGAAGAGGGCCTGAAGTTCGCCATCCGTGAGGGTGGCCGGACCGTGGGCGCCGGCCAGGTCACCAAGATCACCAAGTGA
- a CDS encoding glycosyl hydrolase 115 family protein has protein sequence MSGYVSRRAVLGAGVAAVPVWSTQAGGAWAESDSGATDLRATDPGAYISFSPVAGAFALVGVPVVVSPEDHPGVVRVAGDLRDDIERVTGVRPGDAVGPEVVLVGTIGRSPLIDGLIAAGKLDVGGVRGKWETSLQTVVDRPMPGVRRAFVVAGSDPRGTIFGAYDVSYGIGVSPWYWWDDVPPVHRDAVYVRPGRFSQGTPAVKYRGIFINDENPALGTWAPAYFGPGKAPGHPGGFNAAFWAKVFEVLLRLKGNYVWPAVWGRAFAEDDPENHERASEYGIVMGTSHEAPMMRGIEEWNRHAVPGHDPYGGTGEWSYRRNAEAIKAYWRAGIQRMVDQGFEGVVTLGMRGNGDTSLPDGDGIELMKEIIETQRQIIEEVTGRPASETPQVWTLYKEVQRYWDRGLRAPDDVTVVLTDDNWGNIRKHPDPGEPVRRGGYGLYYHFDYVGVGRNYKWVDTANLANLWEQLHEAASYGNRGLWVVNVGDLKGNELPTEFFLNYAWDPSRWKLENLEEWERGFARQNFGAGAAAEIAEVLSAYGQLQARRKPELLNRRITVAEDTGEVVYDDQETPFFFGHRELERVTEEWRALAKRAERVARRLPAGAQDAWFELVGYAVLATANLYGLREAEFENLLYAGQGRAATNGRAAAAEVGLERDFALADRFNSEVAGGKWRGFQTQPHIGYGDVERYGPNAGWQQPEKDNVALPDEIFPKVRRIEVPEAAELGVAVDGADDSGEWWPRSTAEAVLPVFSPYQTRPQQYIEVFNRGRTPFEYRIEASVPWLVVERSRGRVEEQVRVEVRVDWGRVPGGGRAEGSVTVSGAGASVTVKAVAEKPSAREARGLRGFVEAGGYVAIDAEHCARAVGSRDGRVRWRRIERIGRTGAGLTPWPVTAPRQTPGGAGPRLEYEVGLLSAGEVTVWAYVSPRNPALATGGLRYAVSFGDDTPRTVDIHAVTGADDGLMNKQWARNTSDNVNVTATRHTIGRPGVHRLTFWMVDPTVVLQRLVIDTGGLTPTYLGPLESHRI, from the coding sequence ATGTCTGGGTACGTCAGCCGTAGGGCCGTGCTCGGTGCCGGGGTCGCCGCGGTGCCGGTGTGGTCGACGCAGGCCGGGGGCGCGTGGGCGGAGTCCGACTCGGGGGCCACCGACCTGAGGGCTACGGATCCGGGGGCGTACATCTCCTTCTCGCCCGTGGCGGGGGCGTTTGCGCTGGTCGGGGTCCCGGTCGTGGTCAGCCCCGAGGATCACCCCGGAGTCGTACGGGTCGCAGGGGATCTCCGTGACGACATCGAGCGGGTGACGGGTGTACGGCCGGGGGACGCGGTCGGGCCCGAGGTCGTGCTGGTGGGGACCATCGGCCGCAGTCCGCTGATCGACGGGCTGATCGCCGCCGGGAAACTGGACGTCGGCGGAGTGCGGGGGAAATGGGAGACCTCGCTGCAGACGGTCGTCGACCGGCCGATGCCGGGGGTGCGGCGGGCCTTCGTCGTCGCGGGCAGCGATCCGCGCGGCACGATCTTCGGCGCGTACGACGTGTCGTACGGCATCGGAGTCTCGCCCTGGTACTGGTGGGACGACGTGCCGCCGGTCCACCGGGACGCGGTGTACGTGCGGCCGGGCCGCTTCAGCCAGGGGACGCCGGCCGTGAAGTACCGGGGCATCTTCATCAACGACGAGAACCCGGCGCTCGGGACGTGGGCGCCGGCGTACTTCGGGCCCGGGAAGGCGCCCGGGCATCCCGGGGGCTTCAACGCCGCCTTCTGGGCCAAGGTCTTCGAGGTGTTGCTGCGGCTGAAGGGGAACTACGTCTGGCCGGCGGTGTGGGGGAGGGCCTTCGCGGAGGACGACCCGGAGAACCATGAGCGGGCTTCGGAGTACGGGATTGTCATGGGCACGTCTCATGAGGCGCCCATGATGCGGGGGATCGAGGAGTGGAACCGGCACGCGGTGCCCGGGCACGACCCGTACGGCGGGACGGGGGAGTGGTCGTACCGCCGTAACGCCGAGGCGATCAAGGCGTACTGGCGGGCCGGTATCCAGCGCATGGTGGACCAGGGCTTCGAGGGCGTGGTCACCCTCGGCATGCGGGGCAACGGCGACACGAGCCTCCCCGACGGTGACGGCATCGAGCTGATGAAGGAGATCATCGAGACCCAGCGGCAGATCATCGAGGAGGTGACGGGCAGGCCGGCCTCGGAGACCCCGCAGGTGTGGACGCTGTACAAGGAGGTCCAGCGGTACTGGGACCGGGGGTTGCGGGCACCGGACGATGTCACGGTCGTCCTCACCGACGACAACTGGGGGAACATCCGTAAGCATCCGGATCCGGGGGAGCCCGTACGCCGTGGGGGCTACGGGTTGTACTACCACTTCGACTACGTCGGCGTCGGGCGCAACTACAAATGGGTCGACACGGCGAACCTCGCGAACCTGTGGGAGCAGCTGCACGAGGCGGCTTCCTATGGGAATCGCGGGCTGTGGGTGGTGAACGTCGGTGATCTGAAGGGGAACGAGCTGCCGACCGAGTTCTTCCTCAACTACGCCTGGGATCCGTCGCGTTGGAAGCTGGAGAACCTGGAGGAGTGGGAGCGGGGGTTCGCGCGGCAGAACTTCGGGGCGGGCGCCGCCGCGGAGATCGCCGAGGTGCTGAGCGCGTACGGACAGCTTCAGGCACGCCGCAAGCCCGAGTTGCTCAACCGGCGGATCACGGTGGCCGAGGACACCGGTGAGGTCGTCTACGACGACCAGGAGACGCCCTTCTTCTTCGGCCACCGGGAGCTGGAACGCGTCACCGAGGAGTGGCGGGCGCTGGCGAAGCGGGCGGAGCGGGTGGCGAGGAGACTTCCGGCGGGCGCCCAGGACGCGTGGTTCGAGCTGGTCGGCTACGCGGTGCTGGCCACGGCGAACCTGTACGGGTTGCGGGAGGCGGAGTTCGAGAACCTGCTCTACGCCGGGCAGGGGCGGGCGGCGACGAACGGCCGGGCGGCGGCCGCCGAGGTGGGCCTGGAGCGGGACTTCGCGTTGGCCGACCGCTTCAACTCCGAGGTGGCGGGCGGGAAGTGGCGGGGCTTCCAGACCCAGCCGCACATCGGGTACGGGGACGTCGAGCGATACGGTCCGAACGCCGGGTGGCAGCAGCCGGAGAAGGACAACGTGGCGCTGCCGGACGAGATCTTCCCCAAGGTGCGGCGGATCGAGGTGCCGGAGGCCGCGGAGCTGGGGGTGGCGGTCGACGGGGCGGACGACTCGGGGGAGTGGTGGCCTCGCTCCACTGCGGAGGCGGTGCTTCCGGTGTTCAGCCCGTATCAGACGCGGCCGCAGCAGTACATCGAGGTGTTCAACCGGGGGCGTACGCCCTTCGAGTACCGGATCGAGGCGTCGGTGCCGTGGCTGGTGGTGGAGCGGTCGCGGGGGCGGGTGGAGGAACAGGTACGCGTCGAGGTCCGGGTGGATTGGGGACGGGTGCCGGGTGGTGGTCGGGCCGAGGGTTCCGTGACTGTGAGCGGTGCCGGGGCCTCGGTGACCGTCAAGGCCGTCGCGGAGAAGCCGTCGGCCCGGGAGGCGCGCGGGCTGCGGGGGTTCGTCGAGGCGGGCGGGTATGTGGCGATCGACGCGGAGCACTGTGCGCGGGCGGTGGGCTCGCGTGACGGCCGGGTCCGGTGGCGGCGGATCGAGCGGATCGGCCGTACGGGCGCGGGGCTGACGCCGTGGCCGGTGACGGCGCCCCGCCAGACCCCGGGGGGTGCCGGGCCTCGGCTGGAGTACGAGGTCGGCCTGCTGTCGGCCGGTGAGGTCACCGTCTGGGCGTACGTCTCGCCTCGGAATCCCGCGTTGGCGACGGGTGGTCTGCGGTACGCGGTGTCCTTCGGTGACGACACCCCGCGCACGGTCGACATCCACGCGGTGACGGGCGCGGACGACGGCCTGATGAACAAGCAGTGGGCGCGGAACACCTCGGACAACGTCAATGTCACCGCGACCCGTCACACGATCGGGCGGCCCGGGGTGCATCGCCTGACGTTCTGGATGGTCGATCCGACGGTGGTGCTGCAGCGCTTGGTGATCGACACGGGTGGGCTGACACCGACGTATCTGGGGCCCCTGGAGAGCCACCGGATCTGA